The Malus domestica chromosome 17, GDT2T_hap1 genome contains the following window.
ccgttttcttttaatttatttttcttattgaccttttaaaattgtttttattagtttaaatttcaaaaatagttaattaagaatttatttaaatacaaattattcattcaatctccGTGGAGAACAACATTGCTTAAGtcgtttatactacaactacCTTGTTCTCTTATAAgtatttttatccctacttttacaagtggtaaaaatcctatcatacCTCAAGTTAtattacaaagaaagcaattcagccaaaaaaagaaaagaaaagacagaTTATTGGAAGAACCAGGAAGCAGCTAAGGCTTGGAGGTCAAACTGCAGCAAATCAATCAAGTCATATCTTTTGTTCAATATGGAACTCTCGGCTAAGGCTAGGGTTTTATTCAAGATATTGTTTCTAGCTTGCTTTAGCCTAGAATTAAGGGATTGTGTTTCCTTGATTATTGTAAATAGTTGGTAGCCTTTTTAAGGGGTGATTTAAGGACTGATTGGGTGTTGCTTTCCAGCTGCTCCCTTTCCCTTTTCGTCCCTTTCTTATATTTATGCTTCAACCTTGTAAATGATACACATGATATATACATCCAAAATTCaacatggtattagagcaggAATTCTAAAATCCTGACTCTGAATTTTTTTCCGTTGCATTTTTTTCTTCACGCTACGATGGCAGAAGACAATTCCTTTGAAGCTAAAAGTTCTTTGGCTATTGTAGCAGGTTCAGACGTTGAGGTTAATCTAAACCAACATCTCAATTCTGTCTTGTTGAATGAATTCAACTATCTTCCATGGGCTAGAGCCGTATCTCTTGCACTGGGAAGAAGATCTAAGCTTGGGTATGTCAATGGTGCTATACAGGCGCTTGCAGCCACGTCTCCTACATTTGAGTCATGGCTATGTAAAGATCAACTAGTTATGTTCTGGTTACTTAATTTTATGGAGCGTAGAACtgttgaaatttttagttattcAGAATCATCCATGCATATATGGGATCAAGTTAAGGAAATGTATGAGAATCAAAACAACACTGCTAGTGTTTTTCAGCTTAAGAAAGACATTGCAAATCTACAACAAAAAGGCAAGTCgtttgttcaacaccttggtAGCTTGACGAGTATGTGGAATGAACTTGATGTTTATTGACCTCATACCACTGATGCTTTTGTCCTAATAAAGAGAGTTGAGGAGGATAAGATCTTTCAACTTTTGGCAAGCTTGGGCCCAGAGTTTGAAGATCTTAGAAGTCATGTACTTATGAATTCCGAGCTGCCATCTTTCACAGGTGTATGTGCTATCATTCAAAGAGAAGAAGTAAAGAAGAAAGTGATGAACTTGGAGACCAAGTTAAATATGCCTAAAACTAGGGCTTATGTTTCTAATCATAGTCGCATTGAAGGAAGGCCTTATAAAGGTAAAAGGCCTGACTTGAAATGCAACTATTGTGATGTTGTGAGGCACACTCGAGATAGATGCTGGATTCTTCATCCAAAGCTGAAGCCAAGCTCATTAAAGGATAATAAGGGCCCTAAAAAAGCTTGAATCATTCCTCTCACCGGGCCAACCATGCATTTGGTTCTTCAACTGAGGGAATGATAAACTTTACAACAAATTTCGTCGTATTGATCAACGAGTTCGCAACCTATCTTCACAAGAAACAGTTGCACAATGACTGTTTGGAAACCTCTATGTTTGAAAGCAAAAATCACACTGCTTTATTGGGAAAGTTTGCTAGATTTCTTGCAGAGACTGACTGTGTTCCACAAAGTGATATTCCAGGTATCTTAAGTTCTTTCTCAACTGCTCTTAATGCTAGTCGTGTGCATGATTATTGGATTATAGATTCAGGAGCTACATATCATATGACAAATCAACTCACCAAACTGCATGATTTTAAAATAATGTCCATTCCATCTCAAGTGTCAGTGGCCAATGGGAAAGGAGCCTCAGTtgtaggaaaaggaaaaatcaatCTTCTTTCAGATCACATAGAGTCAGTAGCACTTTATGTTCTTTCATTTCCTTGTCAACTGTTATCCTTTGGAACCCTCACAAAATCTTTAAATTGCCTAGCCATTTTCTCCCCTCACAATGTTGTTTTTCAAGATATCATCACCAAGAAGACAATTGGTGAAGGTTTCCTTTTAAATGGACTTTATTACCTAGCCAAAGATTTCAAGACTTCCAAGGTTTTTCAAGCTAGCTCCAGTATACTACAAGACCAACATCTTTGGCACTAACGGTTGGCTCACCCCTTTGAAAAAGTGATGTCTTTTTTGTTTCCAAACCTGTGTAAGGACAAGATTCAATGTGATATTTGTCACTTGTCGAAATCTGTCAGATTACCCCTTGATTCATCCTTGTCTAGGGCTAGTAATCTTTTTGAAATCATTCATTCAGATATTTGAGGGCCAGTTGTCAAGTCATTTGATGGATATAGGTATTTTGTAAcctttatggatgattttacaAGGACCTCTTGGTTGTACCTTTTAAAGTTTAAAAGTGAATTTGCAAGTGTGTTTCAAGATTTCCATAAACTTGTTAGCACTCAATTCTCATCCAATATTCATATATTAAGATCCGATAATGGCACTGAATATATGTCCAATAATATGTCACAATATCTGAGCAACCATGACATTCTTCACTAAACAAGTTGTGTCGGTACTCCCCAACAAAACGGGGTTGCCGAGAGAAAAAATTGAGACCTTCTTGAGAAGACAAGAGCTCTCATGATTCATATGCATGTACCTAAGAAGTTTTGGTCACAAGGGGTACTTACAGCTACATACCTCATCAACCGACTCCCTAGTAAAGTGTTAGGTTTCAAATCTCCTTATGAAGTGTTGAAGGAGAGAAAGATTGATCTATCTCACTTAAAGGTCTTTAGGTGTGTATGCTTTGTTCACACTCAACCTACTCATCGTGACAAACTTGATCCTCGGGCTAATACGTGCGTGTTCATGGGTTATTCATCTACACAAAAAGGTTATAAGTGTTATGATCCAGTCACTAAGAAGCTTGTAGTCTCTAGAGATGTTAGAT
Protein-coding sequences here:
- the LOC139193393 gene encoding uncharacterized protein, which codes for MAEDNSFEAKSSLAIVAGSDVEVNLNQHLNSVLLNEFNYLPWARAVSLALGRRSKLGYVNGAIQALAATSPTFESWLCKDQLVMFWLLNFMERRTVEIFSYSESSMHIWDQVKEMYENQNNTASVFQLKKDIANLQQKGKSFVQHLGSLTSMWNELDVY